GCCGGGCGGCTCGCACCATCAAAAGTTCGTGGTGCTGCGCCACCCCGGTCGGCCCGAGCGGGACGTCGCCTTCGTCGGCGGCATCGATCTGTGCCACAGCCGTCGGGACGACGCCGCTCATCAGGGTGACCCGCTGGCGCAACCCATGGCCGACGCCTACGGTTCCCGTCCGCCCTGGCACGACATCCAGCTGGCGGTGCGCGGGCCCGCCGTCGGCGATGTCGAGGCCACGTTCCGTGAGCGGTGGACGGACCCGGCTCCGCTCAGTCGCAGCCCGCGCAGCCGGTTGTGGGCGGCACTCCGGGACGAGGACACGCGGGCGGATCCGCTCCCGGTGCAGCAACCCGACCCGGGTCCGCGCGGTTCCCAGACCGTCCAGATCCTGCGCACCTACCCGAACCGACTCAAGGGCTATCCGTTCGCTCCCGACGGTGAACGCAGCATCGCCCGCGCCTACACGAAGTCCCTGCGGCGGGCACGCCGGCTGATCTACCTCGAGGACCAGTACTTGTGGTCGGAGAGTGCCGTCCAGCCGTTCGCCAAGGCTCTCGCGGATCATCCGGGACTGCGCATGATCGCCGTCCTGCCGCCACTGCCGGACCAGGAGGGGCGGATCAGCACACCGATGAACCTGCTGGGCCGGATCCGCGCCCTGGAAGTCCTGCGACGGGCCGGCGGCGACCGGGTGGCCGTCTACAGCCTGGAGAATCACGCCGGGACACCCGTTTACGTCCATGCCAAGGTCTGCATCATCGACGACGTCTGGGCCTCGGTCGGGTCCGACAACGTCAACCGGCGCTCCTGGACGCACGATTCGGAACTCAGCTGCGCAGTCCTCGACGAAACCCGTGACTCCCGTGAACCGATGGACCCCGGCGGCCTGGGTGACGGCGCCCGCGTCTTCGCGCGCGAGCTGCGGTTGTCGTTGAATCTCGAACACCTTGACCGCAACGGGTACGGGGAAGCGGCTGCACTCTGCGACCCGGGCCGCGCCTTTGCGGCCTACGCCGACTCGGCCGCCGCTCTGGACGCGTGGCACGACGA
This portion of the Streptomyces sp. NBC_01571 genome encodes:
- a CDS encoding phospholipase D family protein; the protein is MERADWLLTSAQRGNPASRVDRRHADGAAWSTGNDVRPLVHGAVYFAELLAAVRAQRAGDVLMFTDWRGDPDELLDGPESAIGDVLCDAARRGVVVKGLVWRSHLDRFQFSEQENYHLGEEIEEAGGECLLDMRVRPGGSHHQKFVVLRHPGRPERDVAFVGGIDLCHSRRDDAAHQGDPLAQPMADAYGSRPPWHDIQLAVRGPAVGDVEATFRERWTDPAPLSRSPRSRLWAALRDEDTRADPLPVQQPDPGPRGSQTVQILRTYPNRLKGYPFAPDGERSIARAYTKSLRRARRLIYLEDQYLWSESAVQPFAKALADHPGLRMIAVLPPLPDQEGRISTPMNLLGRIRALEVLRRAGGDRVAVYSLENHAGTPVYVHAKVCIIDDVWASVGSDNVNRRSWTHDSELSCAVLDETRDSREPMDPGGLGDGARVFARELRLSLNLEHLDRNGYGEAAALCDPGRAFAAYADSAAALDAWHDDGRHGPRPSGRLRTYHPPRLSRITRTLANPLYRVIADPDGRPRSLRRHGAY